A stretch of Vibrio aphrogenes DNA encodes these proteins:
- the ahpC gene encoding alkyl hydroperoxide reductase subunit C — translation MINTQIKPFSATAYKNGEFVDVTEKDVLGKWAVFFFYPADFTFVCPTELGDLADHYEELQKRGVEVFSVSTDTHFTHKAWHDSSDTIGKINYYMLGDQTGNITNNFGVMREGQGLADRATFLIDPEGTIQAMEITAEGIGRDAEDLLRKVKAAQYVASHPGEVCPAKWKEGEETLAPSLDLVGKI, via the coding sequence ATGATTAACACTCAAATCAAGCCATTTTCAGCAACAGCATACAAAAACGGCGAATTTGTTGACGTGACAGAGAAAGACGTACTAGGCAAATGGGCAGTGTTCTTTTTCTACCCAGCTGACTTCACGTTTGTTTGCCCAACAGAACTTGGTGACCTAGCAGATCATTACGAAGAACTACAAAAACGTGGCGTTGAAGTATTCTCAGTATCTACTGACACTCACTTCACTCACAAAGCATGGCACGATAGCTCTGACACTATCGGCAAAATCAACTACTACATGCTTGGTGACCAAACTGGCAACATCACAAACAACTTCGGTGTAATGCGTGAAGGTCAAGGTCTTGCTGACCGTGCTACTTTCCTAATCGACCCAGAAGGTACTATCCAAGCAATGGAAATCACTGCTGAAGGTATCGGTCGTGACGCAGAAGACCTACTACGTAAAGTAAAAGCAGCGCAATACGTTGCCTCTCACCCAGGTGAAGTTTGCCCAGCTAAATGGAAAGAAGGTGAAGAAACACTAGCTCCATCTTTAGACCTAGTAGGTAAAATCTAA
- a CDS encoding DeoR family transcriptional regulator: MITKQMERLRRIESCLKHCNKIHLKEVARLLEVSEMTVRRDLSSLAADSFSFEYYGGYIRRGVPIVDNELSTQGYALRKLSESPVSTHAKKRQKHAKTNSFISATVSDFIEMYDVVFFDNGDLIPDIIGSIPEHIEFTGVTSSLSSFLALKNKPRCHAVLQGGSYQADTDLFIALNENESVPMVFKKAIITAKGIDNQFGITTADEATYKVITAALAKSLKKYIIVEKEAHNEVKAYKISEFTDLHYLISDTNLPLVLKEKCRQSNLQTLTPETHVQLL; this comes from the coding sequence ATGATTACCAAACAGATGGAACGCTTACGTAGAATTGAATCTTGCTTAAAGCATTGTAATAAGATCCACCTAAAAGAAGTGGCGCGTTTATTAGAAGTCTCTGAAATGACGGTCAGGCGTGATCTTAGCTCTTTAGCCGCCGATTCATTTTCATTTGAATATTATGGTGGTTACATTCGACGTGGCGTGCCTATTGTCGATAATGAACTTTCCACTCAAGGTTATGCTTTACGTAAGCTCTCCGAAAGTCCTGTCTCGACGCATGCCAAAAAGCGACAAAAGCACGCTAAAACCAATTCTTTTATTTCCGCAACCGTGTCTGATTTTATCGAAATGTACGATGTGGTGTTTTTTGATAATGGCGATCTGATCCCAGATATTATCGGCTCAATTCCAGAGCACATTGAATTTACCGGAGTAACCTCATCGTTAAGTTCTTTCTTAGCCTTAAAAAATAAACCACGCTGCCATGCCGTATTACAAGGTGGGAGCTATCAAGCTGATACCGATTTATTTATCGCATTAAATGAAAATGAATCTGTGCCTATGGTGTTTAAAAAAGCCATCATCACCGCTAAAGGAATTGATAACCAATTTGGCATCACCACCGCAGATGAAGCCACCTACAAAGTCATTACCGCCGCATTAGCGAAAAGCTTGAAGAAATACATCATTGTTGAAAAAGAAGCCCACAATGAGGTGAAAGCTTATAAGATCAGTGAGTTTACTGATCTTCATTATTTGATTTCAGACACTAACTTACCTTTGGTTTTAAAAGAAAAATGCCGTCAATCTAATTTGCAAACCTTGACCCCAGAGACGCATGTTCAGTTGTTGTGA
- the rbsK gene encoding ribokinase: MKKIAVIGSNMVDLITYTDRMPKGGETLAAPAFKMGCGGKGANQAVAAAKLGADILMVSKVGDDMFADNTIRNFQSYGINTKYVSKMPQVSSGVAPIFVHSSSQNAILVIKGANEYLTPYDIDKAKDAIMECGLIVLQLEVPLETVYYAIDLGNKYNIPVLLNPAPAVADLDIEYACRCDFFMPNETELETLVGEPVQTIEQIKNAANILLNKGLKNVIVTMGSKGALWLSQHGDEAFIESVKVNAVDASGAGDAFIGCFSHYFLQTNDVLTSLRKATLFAALSVTEKGTQFSYPSIEQFKAFEQKNNKKH; this comes from the coding sequence ATGAAGAAGATTGCGGTTATCGGTTCGAATATGGTTGATTTGATTACTTATACGGATCGCATGCCTAAAGGCGGAGAGACTCTCGCAGCACCAGCTTTTAAAATGGGCTGTGGCGGTAAAGGAGCGAACCAAGCGGTGGCGGCTGCTAAATTAGGCGCTGATATTCTGATGGTCAGCAAAGTTGGTGACGATATGTTTGCCGATAACACGATTCGCAACTTTCAATCTTATGGGATCAATACCAAATACGTGAGCAAAATGCCCCAAGTCTCTAGTGGCGTGGCGCCAATATTTGTTCATTCTTCCTCACAAAATGCCATTTTAGTGATTAAAGGGGCCAACGAATATTTAACTCCTTACGATATTGATAAAGCCAAAGACGCCATCATGGAATGTGGATTGATTGTGCTGCAATTAGAAGTACCACTAGAAACCGTGTATTACGCGATTGATTTAGGCAATAAATACAATATTCCAGTGCTATTAAACCCCGCGCCAGCGGTTGCGGATTTAGATATTGAATACGCTTGTCGTTGTGATTTCTTTATGCCCAATGAAACAGAATTAGAAACGCTGGTAGGTGAGCCGGTTCAAACCATTGAACAAATCAAAAATGCCGCCAACATCTTACTTAATAAAGGGTTAAAAAATGTCATTGTGACCATGGGCTCAAAGGGGGCGTTATGGTTAAGCCAACATGGTGATGAAGCCTTTATTGAATCGGTGAAAGTGAACGCGGTCGATGCCAGTGGAGCGGGGGATGCCTTTATTGGTTGCTTCTCTCACTATTTCCTACAAACCAATGACGTACTAACTTCGTTAAGAAAAGCCACCTTATTTGCAGCGTTAAGTGTGACAGAAAAAGGCACACAATTTTCTTATCCAAGCATTGAACAATTTAAAGCATTTGAACAAAAGAATAATAAAAAACATTAA
- a CDS encoding dihydroxyacetone kinase subunit DhaK: protein MSNLILNEKESFVLDSIQGALYTSQRDNLTLLDFNNNTKVVARSDWQQDKVALICGGGSGHEPAHAGFVGKGMLTAAVCGDLFAAPSVDAVLDAILHVTGDAGCLVIIKNYTGDRLNFGLAVEKAKEMGKKVDLIIVGDDISIPNNPQPRGIAGTILVQKVAGYVAEVGGSLEEVKAAAIKANQQTASIGVALTSCSLPGEPNDRIAQGKAELGLGIHGEPGIDTIDLPKAKALIETMAAKLIQAKPMQKNAILINNLGGLSTIELNIVAKEVLQSELAKHAELVICGTLMTAIDMKGFSISSIELDDATKQALLFDVETQAWPGVAHCHALPVTSCQSQIKKNHFTPSADESAAEVVAKVCHAIIGIEAELNHLDSIVGDGDTGSTFAAGARNVLAQLEAKNLPLQDKAKLCTAVADCLTAAMGGSSGVLLSIFFTAAGRDFEQNGVLSRAFETGLQQMMAYGGAKPGDRTMIDALYPALQAWSNQGFTAAIDAAQQGAESTVEMTNAKAGRSSYLNSDSLSGTKDPGAFAVETVFNQFK, encoded by the coding sequence ATGTCTAATCTTATCTTAAATGAAAAAGAATCCTTCGTATTAGATTCTATTCAAGGTGCCCTATATACCTCTCAACGAGATAACCTAACGCTATTAGATTTTAACAATAATACTAAAGTAGTTGCACGTTCTGACTGGCAACAAGATAAAGTCGCGTTAATTTGTGGTGGTGGTTCTGGTCATGAGCCTGCCCATGCCGGTTTTGTGGGTAAAGGTATGTTAACCGCAGCGGTTTGTGGTGATCTATTTGCTGCGCCAAGTGTGGATGCTGTTTTAGATGCCATCTTGCATGTTACTGGTGATGCTGGCTGTTTGGTGATCATTAAAAACTACACCGGTGACCGATTGAACTTTGGTTTAGCCGTTGAAAAAGCTAAAGAAATGGGCAAGAAAGTGGATCTTATCATTGTAGGTGATGATATTTCGATTCCTAATAACCCTCAGCCACGCGGCATTGCAGGCACTATTTTAGTCCAAAAAGTAGCGGGTTATGTGGCTGAAGTGGGCGGTTCATTAGAAGAAGTGAAAGCGGCAGCGATTAAAGCCAATCAACAGACGGCGTCGATTGGTGTGGCGTTGACCAGTTGTTCTTTGCCGGGTGAGCCGAACGATCGTATTGCTCAAGGTAAAGCAGAACTGGGCTTAGGTATTCATGGTGAGCCGGGCATTGATACGATTGATCTGCCTAAAGCAAAAGCCTTGATTGAAACCATGGCAGCCAAGTTAATCCAAGCCAAACCAATGCAAAAAAATGCAATTTTAATTAATAACTTAGGTGGTTTATCTACCATTGAATTGAATATTGTGGCTAAAGAAGTATTGCAGTCTGAGCTCGCTAAACACGCTGAGTTAGTGATCTGTGGCACCTTGATGACAGCGATTGATATGAAAGGCTTCTCAATTTCAAGCATTGAATTGGATGACGCGACAAAACAAGCCTTGTTGTTTGATGTTGAAACTCAAGCCTGGCCAGGTGTCGCGCACTGTCATGCGCTTCCAGTTACTTCGTGCCAAAGCCAAATCAAAAAGAATCATTTCACCCCATCAGCCGATGAAAGTGCTGCTGAAGTGGTGGCGAAAGTGTGTCATGCCATCATTGGTATTGAAGCTGAGCTGAACCATTTAGATTCTATCGTGGGTGATGGGGATACAGGCTCGACTTTTGCCGCAGGGGCTCGCAATGTGTTAGCGCAGTTAGAGGCGAAAAATCTACCGCTTCAAGACAAAGCGAAATTATGCACCGCCGTTGCCGATTGTCTCACAGCAGCCATGGGCGGCTCTTCAGGTGTGTTATTGTCGATTTTCTTTACTGCTGCCGGACGTGATTTTGAACAAAATGGCGTATTATCTCGCGCCTTTGAAACTGGATTACAACAAATGATGGCATATGGTGGGGCTAAACCTGGCGACCGAACCATGATTGATGCTCTGTACCCAGCCCTACAAGCTTGGTCAAATCAAGGCTTTACCGCCGCCATTGACGCTGCGCAACAAGGTGCAGAATCTACCGTGGAGATGACGAATGCAAAAGCAGGTCGTTCTTCATATTTGAACAGTGATAGTTTGTCTGGCACTAAAGATCCAGGTGCTTTCGCTGTTGAAACTGTCTTTAACCAATTTAAATAA
- a CDS encoding glycerol dehydrogenase yields the protein MDNIIISPSKYIQGEGAIDNIGKYVSLFGKKPLAIADDFVMGLVHDRVQTSIQAEGLAVDFDKFNGECCRVEIDRIIEVTKANQNDVIMGIGGGKTLDTAKSIAFYTKLPVVIVPTIASTDAPTSALAVIYTPEGEFSEYLMIPSNPNMVIMDTGIIAAAPVRTLVAGMGDALSTYFEARANGLSGKATMAGGAPTRSAQALAKLCYETIIEDGVKAKAAVENGVSTKAVENIIEANTYLSGIGFESSGLAGAHAIHNGLTKLEECHHLLHGEKVAFGTLTQLVLENADSEEIQEVLDFCRAVGLPTNLHDMGVKEINKDKLMEVAEVACAEGETIHNMPFPVTPKAVFAALLTAHQLGQ from the coding sequence ATGGATAATATCATTATTTCTCCAAGTAAATATATCCAAGGTGAAGGCGCCATCGATAACATCGGTAAGTACGTTTCCCTATTTGGTAAAAAACCATTAGCGATTGCCGATGACTTCGTGATGGGTCTGGTACATGACCGCGTTCAAACTAGCATTCAAGCTGAAGGTTTGGCAGTGGATTTTGATAAGTTTAACGGTGAATGTTGTCGCGTTGAAATTGATCGCATCATTGAAGTGACTAAAGCCAACCAAAACGACGTCATTATGGGTATTGGTGGAGGTAAAACCTTAGATACCGCTAAATCGATTGCCTTTTATACTAAATTGCCAGTGGTAATTGTACCGACAATCGCGTCAACGGATGCGCCGACTTCAGCTCTTGCGGTTATCTACACCCCAGAAGGTGAGTTCAGTGAATACTTAATGATTCCATCAAACCCAAATATGGTGATTATGGATACAGGTATTATTGCGGCAGCGCCAGTTCGTACATTGGTTGCCGGTATGGGTGACGCGTTATCAACATACTTTGAAGCACGTGCGAACGGTTTATCTGGTAAAGCGACCATGGCAGGTGGTGCGCCAACGCGTTCTGCACAAGCGTTAGCGAAACTATGTTATGAAACCATCATTGAAGATGGCGTTAAAGCGAAAGCGGCGGTTGAAAATGGCGTGTCAACGAAAGCGGTAGAAAATATCATTGAAGCGAATACTTACTTATCGGGTATTGGTTTTGAAAGTTCTGGCCTTGCTGGCGCTCACGCAATCCATAATGGTTTGACTAAGTTAGAAGAGTGTCACCATTTGCTACACGGGGAAAAAGTGGCCTTTGGTACATTAACTCAGTTAGTGTTGGAAAATGCTGATAGCGAAGAAATTCAAGAAGTACTTGATTTCTGCCGTGCTGTTGGCTTGCCAACCAACCTACACGATATGGGTGTGAAGGAAATTAATAAAGACAAACTAATGGAAGTGGCTGAAGTGGCTTGTGCCGAAGGCGAAACAATCCATAACATGCCTTTCCCGGTTACGCCTAAAGCAGTTTTTGCAGCGTTATTAACGGCTCACCAATTGGGTCAATAA
- a CDS encoding 4Fe-4S dicluster domain-containing protein, whose amino-acid sequence MKSFVIADPKKCIGCQTCMAACSDVHKKEGLQSHPRLTVIKHKDATAPVMCRHCEDAPCAAVCPVQAITKEEDRILLKETLCVGCTLCAVACPFGAIALDGSRPVAMANSYDTYIPSTPRSSNPSTSIPSTFGHDILAWEPGVKSIAVKCDLCGFHEEGPACAQVCPTGAIAIVNEQVVEQSRASKRTEAAQVAANVTMERS is encoded by the coding sequence ATGAAAAGCTTTGTGATCGCAGATCCGAAAAAATGCATCGGGTGCCAAACATGTATGGCCGCCTGCTCTGATGTGCATAAAAAAGAAGGTTTGCAAAGTCACCCACGTTTGACAGTGATTAAACATAAGGATGCAACAGCGCCTGTGATGTGCCGGCATTGTGAAGATGCACCTTGTGCGGCGGTTTGTCCTGTTCAAGCGATCACCAAAGAAGAAGACCGCATCTTATTAAAAGAAACATTATGTGTGGGCTGTACGTTATGTGCAGTGGCCTGTCCGTTTGGTGCGATTGCACTTGATGGCAGTCGCCCGGTTGCGATGGCGAATAGTTATGACACTTACATTCCCTCAACCCCACGCTCGAGTAATCCATCCACCTCGATTCCATCCACTTTTGGTCATGACATTTTAGCTTGGGAACCCGGCGTGAAAAGCATTGCCGTGAAGTGCGATCTTTGTGGCTTCCACGAAGAAGGGCCAGCTTGCGCTCAGGTATGCCCTACCGGTGCCATTGCCATTGTGAATGAACAGGTTGTTGAACAGTCACGTGCGAGCAAGCGTACAGAGGCGGCTCAAGTGGCTGCTAATGTGACTATGGAGAGATCATAA
- the hyfB gene encoding hydrogenase 4 subunit B has translation MSPLSLLGTSIAFYILASLLALFGAQGKEALAVRLSSTASVVGGVLGTGSAIQALLSGQAWVTQLASPFYFADFLINMDALGAFMVLVISLLVVATAIYSLHYLREYFGKGAWGISFFLNLFVASMVTLVVTDNAFYFIVFFEMMSLASYFLVLVEQSEKSVKAGLQYFFIAHAGSVLIMIAFFMLYRASGSLNFSDFSHLSLPAWESSVIFLLAFFGFGAKAGMITLHGWLPLAHPAAPSHASALMSGVMVKIGVFGIIKVGLMFLGASQAWWGYLVLAFGAVSSVLGVMYALAEHDIKRLLAYHTVENVGIILMGVGVAMVGMATDHPTFAALGLLGALYHLLNHAVFKGLLFLGAGSVIYRTHTKDMEKMGGLAKLMPYTAMTFLIGTMAISALPPLNGFVSEWFIYQSLFNMSQQSHISMLIAGPAAIVMLAITGALACMCFVKVYGICFSGIPRTEQASQAKEVTWPMIAGCAILAVLCIVLGVGSPWISPYISDIATRTLAASPIVVQNGISLHPVSTTQAILSTPVIAIGLVVLLLVPAVVLALFKGGARIDNRHQGDPWACGYTFEKEMTVSAGGVTQALRHMFAPVYRIRTQLDPSGWMGRSLQTATNASAKVEPMFDRYLIQPCCHAAMALSHWVRKMQGGDFRIYCLYIVITLTVLLCLSFGLGVK, from the coding sequence ATGAGTCCATTATCGTTATTAGGTACTTCTATTGCTTTTTACATCTTGGCGAGCCTATTGGCTTTATTCGGCGCTCAAGGAAAAGAAGCATTAGCAGTGCGATTATCTAGCACGGCTTCGGTCGTGGGCGGGGTTCTCGGAACGGGCAGTGCGATTCAGGCTCTACTTTCAGGTCAAGCTTGGGTCACTCAATTAGCCAGTCCATTTTATTTTGCCGATTTCTTGATCAACATGGATGCCTTAGGGGCGTTTATGGTGTTGGTGATTTCGTTATTAGTGGTGGCAACCGCCATCTATTCCCTCCATTACTTACGTGAGTATTTTGGTAAAGGCGCTTGGGGAATTAGCTTTTTCTTAAACCTGTTTGTGGCCTCGATGGTGACCTTAGTCGTTACCGATAACGCATTTTATTTCATCGTATTTTTTGAAATGATGTCACTGGCTTCATACTTCTTAGTGCTGGTGGAACAATCTGAGAAAAGTGTCAAGGCAGGCTTGCAATATTTCTTCATCGCTCACGCCGGTTCGGTTTTGATCATGATTGCCTTTTTCATGTTGTATCGCGCATCGGGCTCTTTGAATTTTTCTGACTTTAGTCATTTGTCATTGCCAGCTTGGGAATCGTCGGTGATTTTCTTACTGGCGTTTTTCGGTTTCGGAGCCAAGGCCGGCATGATCACCTTACACGGTTGGTTACCACTTGCTCACCCAGCAGCGCCTTCACATGCCTCAGCATTAATGTCAGGTGTGATGGTTAAAATCGGTGTCTTTGGCATCATTAAAGTGGGGCTGATGTTTCTGGGCGCTTCACAAGCGTGGTGGGGCTACTTGGTGTTAGCGTTTGGTGCGGTTTCTTCGGTTCTTGGCGTAATGTACGCCTTGGCAGAGCACGATATTAAACGTTTATTGGCTTATCACACGGTGGAAAACGTCGGCATCATTTTAATGGGCGTTGGCGTGGCGATGGTGGGAATGGCAACTGATCATCCAACTTTTGCCGCCTTGGGATTACTTGGCGCCTTGTATCACTTGTTAAACCATGCAGTCTTTAAAGGTTTATTGTTCTTGGGTGCCGGTTCGGTGATTTATCGCACTCATACCAAAGATATGGAAAAAATGGGCGGACTTGCCAAGTTAATGCCTTACACCGCAATGACCTTTCTCATTGGTACGATGGCGATTTCCGCCTTGCCACCTTTAAATGGGTTTGTCAGTGAATGGTTCATCTACCAGTCGCTGTTTAATATGAGCCAACAAAGTCATATTTCGATGCTGATTGCTGGCCCTGCGGCGATTGTTATGCTGGCGATCACTGGTGCTTTAGCTTGCATGTGTTTTGTGAAAGTGTATGGCATCTGCTTTAGCGGCATTCCAAGAACCGAACAAGCCAGTCAGGCCAAAGAAGTGACGTGGCCAATGATCGCAGGTTGCGCGATATTAGCGGTGCTGTGTATCGTTTTAGGGGTAGGTTCTCCCTGGATTTCACCTTACATTTCTGACATTGCCACCCGTACTTTAGCTGCGTCACCGATTGTGGTTCAAAACGGCATCTCCTTACATCCTGTATCGACTACTCAAGCCATTCTTTCAACGCCAGTTATCGCGATAGGTTTAGTGGTGTTATTGCTGGTTCCTGCTGTGGTACTTGCCTTGTTCAAAGGAGGCGCTCGTATCGATAACCGTCATCAAGGTGATCCTTGGGCTTGTGGTTATACCTTTGAAAAAGAAATGACGGTCTCCGCCGGAGGGGTCACACAAGCGTTACGTCACATGTTTGCGCCGGTTTATCGCATCAGAACACAACTCGATCCTAGCGGTTGGATGGGGCGTAGCTTGCAGACGGCCACGAATGCCTCAGCGAAAGTTGAACCCATGTTTGACCGTTATCTCATTCAACCTTGTTGTCATGCCGCCATGGCCTTGAGTCATTGGGTGCGCAAAATGCAAGGTGGCGATTTCCGTATTTATTGCTTGTACATAGTGATCACGTTGACCGTGTTGCTGTGTCTGTCATTCGGTTTAGGAGTGAAGTAA
- a CDS encoding respiratory chain complex I subunit 1 family protein, which yields MAELHMPSASMMILAISQALLMLFFAPLITGFSRVLRARLHSRRGPGLLQDYRDIAKLLRRQSVAPANAGVIFWVMPWVFLATMLLIAMALPTLTSFSPFPISGDLITDIYLLAICRFFFALAGIDSNSMFAGIGSSRELTIGVLVEPILMLSIIIAALMVGSTDLGHISQGMVAQIQLQPIPVILAGAACAFAMFVEMGKLPFDGAEAEQELQEGPVTEYSGSGLAMVKLSLGLKQLVVAQLFLAIFIPWGKAVDFTFMSLLIAFVWLVVKLVVVFLLAGIVENSMARVRFLNTNRLTWSAFALAVLALAFYIMGL from the coding sequence ATGGCTGAATTACATATGCCAAGCGCAAGTATGATGATACTTGCCATTTCACAAGCCTTATTAATGTTGTTTTTTGCACCATTAATAACGGGATTTTCTCGTGTGCTGCGAGCGCGTCTTCATTCGCGTCGTGGACCAGGCTTATTACAAGATTATCGTGATATTGCCAAGTTATTGCGTCGTCAGTCGGTTGCACCGGCCAATGCAGGCGTTATTTTCTGGGTTATGCCATGGGTCTTTTTAGCTACCATGTTGTTGATTGCTATGGCTTTGCCAACCTTAACTTCATTCTCACCGTTTCCTATTTCAGGAGATTTGATCACCGATATCTATCTGTTAGCGATTTGTCGCTTCTTCTTTGCTCTTGCGGGGATTGATTCAAACAGCATGTTTGCCGGGATCGGCAGCAGCCGTGAGTTAACCATTGGGGTGTTAGTTGAACCGATTTTAATGCTGTCGATCATTATCGCGGCCTTGATGGTGGGCTCAACTGACTTAGGCCATATCAGCCAAGGCATGGTCGCGCAAATTCAACTGCAGCCGATTCCAGTGATTTTGGCAGGTGCGGCCTGTGCTTTTGCCATGTTTGTTGAGATGGGCAAATTGCCGTTTGATGGCGCAGAAGCGGAGCAAGAACTGCAAGAAGGTCCGGTGACGGAATATTCAGGTTCAGGACTTGCGATGGTGAAATTGAGTTTAGGACTCAAGCAATTAGTGGTTGCACAATTGTTCTTAGCCATTTTTATCCCTTGGGGGAAAGCCGTTGATTTTACCTTCATGAGCTTATTGATTGCCTTTGTGTGGTTGGTGGTGAAGTTGGTTGTGGTTTTCTTATTAGCCGGCATTGTGGAGAACTCCATGGCGCGGGTTCGTTTCTTAAATACCAATCGTCTAACCTGGTCAGCATTTGCACTCGCTGTTTTAGCGTTAGCGTTTTACATCATGGGGTTGTGA